A region from the Corylus avellana chromosome ca7, CavTom2PMs-1.0 genome encodes:
- the LOC132187978 gene encoding uncharacterized protein LOC132187978, which translates to MEIKKWTSPPQGLYKINCDAAIDVKNGKMGVGLILRDHDRRVFAAGSFTQMGWLDPTTVEERAIVRATQFCKEMDVSNVIIEGDAHTIIRAVQPGGQNGSRYGQLVEDAKLILNSLPNRKPNHVC; encoded by the coding sequence ATGGAGATCAAGAAGTGGACGAGTCCCCCTCAAGGGTTGTATAAGATCAACTGTGATGCAGCTATTGATGTTAAAAATGGAAAGATGGGAGTGGGTTTAATTCTCAGAGATCACGACAGAAGGGTCTTTGCCGCTGGGAGTTTCACGCAAATGGGCTGGTTAGATCCGACTACTGTAGAGGAGAGGGCCATAGTTAGAGCAACCCAGTTTTGCAAAGAAATGGATGTGAGCAACGTCATTATAGAAGGAGATGCACATACAATTATACGGGCAGTACAGCCTGGGGGACAGAATGGTAGTAGGTATGGCCAGTTAGTAGAGGatgcaaaattgattttaaattcTTTGCCGAATAGAAAACCCAACCATGTATGCTGA